The genomic window ATTGTAATGAgacttctccttcttctttgcagCGGCAACCTTTGCACTCCTGGCAGCAGCCTCCACTGCAGCCGCTTTTGCAGCAGCGTCTAACTCTTTCCCagacttctttttcttcatagaAGCCAATTTCTTTAGTCGCTCTTTTACATCGACCTGAGAAGCCTCCTCCTCAGCTTGCTCACCCTCTGGAGCCTCCTCCGACCCAGGAGCAGCAGCATCGTTTTGCTGGTCTTGTGCATCTTTCGCTTCCTTAGACTTCTCCTTCTttgccttcttcttttttgcactTTTACTCTCCCCAGTTGTAACACAAGCCTCTTTCCTTTCTGAAGTTCCATTCAGCTCATCAGGCATTTTCTCTTCACTCCCTGAAGCAGCaagtcattaaaaaaaatgaatactaGCCTAtccatggaaaaaaaagaaaaaaagaaaaaatatggaaCACTTCACGTGCATGTGcaacaaagaaaattgaataagGCTCCTCAATAGTTCAGGACGTTATTTTCTGAGATGACACGCATCAGACAAACTAAAAAACTTGCAAGTCCAAAGtgcagattaaagaaaaatacatggaacccaaaagcaacaaaacaaaaacatgaacaaaGTTCTATGATAGAGTGACCAACTCTGCAAGACTCGGctctaaactaaaaaaatacaaGCTTAGAGGTCTCAAAAATGCAAACTAGAGGGCAGTTTCCAGAACAAGGGGAACCAACAGGAGAATACGACTTGTCTAAGCCATAATAATGAACTAATGAACAATGATCTGATCCTTGCTAGAAAgtccaacaaacaaatgagagaGCCAAAACAATTTCCCTGTTACCTTGTGATTCATCCTGCTCAGTGGGTTTGTTAAGGCCTAGCTCAGCCAGAACAGCATCAAGTTCAGCCAGCTCCTTTTTCTTCAGCTCCTTCTTTGAGAGCTGCCTTTCGGTCTCTTTTGGTGCTACAGGACCTTGAACCTGTTTCCTTGCCTCTGGTTCGACTGGTGGAGGTGGCTCCTGTTCATTATcatgttcatcatcatcaacatcatcacctTCATCCAGCATATCATCTTCACTTTCACTTTCCTGTAAAAAGCAAAGGGagacaaaaataacaaaatgaaaatacaacTAAAAAAACTTCAAGTTCTTACTAAAAACACAGGTTCCTGTTGACAAGTTTTAGGAGAGAATAAAATATTACAATCAACAATCACCAATCTGCACCTACATAGGAGATGAAACAAAGATTAACCAAAATCCCCTATCAATTCTACAttgctttccttttcaaattttctttcttaattgtAAATGATCACGAACCTACACGCAAGAAGTTCACTCGGTTCATGTCCAAGATGACTCCCCAAGTGCACTGCCC from Nymphaea colorata isolate Beijing-Zhang1983 chromosome 6, ASM883128v2, whole genome shotgun sequence includes these protein-coding regions:
- the LOC116256215 gene encoding uncharacterized protein LOC116256215, with protein sequence MVGGASRRDDGPLGINSSNGFAALESLRRKKKSDKQSKSKGSKGQAKESEAQVFWAPAPLTVKSWADVDDDDDYYATTAPPQSVWGSSEQQQQPKDSSDVVEESESEDDMLDEGDDVDDDEHDNEQEPPPPVEPEARKQVQGPVAPKETERQLSKKELKKKELAELDAVLAELGLNKPTEQDESQGSEEKMPDELNGTSERKEACVTTGESKSAKKKKAKKEKSKEAKDAQDQQNDAAAPGSEEAPEGEQAEEEASQVDVKERLKKLASMKKKKSGKELDAAAKAAAVEAAARSAKVAAAKKKEKSHYNQQPVR